Genomic segment of Microtus ochrogaster isolate Prairie Vole_2 linkage group LG5, MicOch1.0, whole genome shotgun sequence:
GAGTTATTTCTGCTCAAGCCAAATGCATCCTATCCCATTAGGCTGGGTCCAAGATGCCATGGGTGGCTAATTTCTCCGGCAGAGTCATTCCGGTTGTTTTAATAGACACATTGACGAAGACTTTACCCATGTAATGACTACCTTCAAATGTTTTGTCACTCTGAGACTGGGGTtcttgaccagactggcctgaagaACAACTGATCCTTTCAACCTAGTCTCTTCAGTGTTCCTAACTACAAGACTGAGTGTCACCACAGCCAGCTTGCAGGGACAACTTTAAACCATACCCAGCTTGTATCGGCAGTTTTAAAACAGAATCCCCAGGAACCACAGCCATTAAATTCTTGGAATGTAAATCCAacctaattattttaaaagactagaaTAGAGCTAAGGGTACAGAGATCTAAGGAGAGGCGGGAACGACCAGGAAAATAATCTGCAAcattttaaactttccttttcaAGATACCACAGTTTTGCATTGCAAACTACAACTTCTCGCTTACCAAGCTAGGAGGGGCAGGCACACACAGGAAACTCCCTATCTTTTAAAGGCCCGGTGAGAAACTGCACATTCAGGCAGCAGATAGCATCCATCAAGCAAAAGGCTTCTGGGCAAAAACACAGGCGCCTCTTTGCTGCCCTCCTCTGTGAtccaggagatggagaagagatacaccccagcacccaggaaagcCCTAAGGAGTCCACAGCCAGCCTATCtatgcacagacagacagcaatCCTCCTCCACAGCGCTGGTCCCCTCACCTGTGTGAGTTCGAAGGTGTGCCTTGAGATGAGAACTCTTTGTATAGGTTTTGCCACAGCCTGCATAGTCACAAGTGTGGGTGGCCGTTCTTTTCCGGGGCCACGACCTTCTTCCCCTCTTTGGCTTGGGCTCCTCTGGCAGGCAGGAACCCGGTGGCATGAGTTCTAGGGGTAAAGAAAGTGGGGGTCAACTTCATTCTGGAGTCTCCgagacccccccaccccaggcaaaACTCCTTAGCAGCAGCTCTACCGATCCCTTCCCCTACTGACCTTGGTAATGGAGAGATGGGACTTGAGACTGCATCTGGTCTGGCAGGAAAGGAGGGTAGTTGGGCCCCGCATGGGGATGAAATCCTGGTGGAAGAGGCAGGCCAGGGTGACAGTCCCTGCTGCTCAGCAGTTCCTCGGGACTCATGGTAGGGGTAGTCCTGGTGGGGAGTTGCCGCCCCAGGGAAAAGTCGTGTGTGCTGGGCCGGTGGCCATTGCTGAGCTGGGGTCCAGCGCCCAAGTGGGTCTCTAGGGACCGACCGACTGTGCAGGAGGAGACCGACTCTTGCTTAATCTTTGGGCACATGCGCGGCGGGCCACCGCTGTAGGGCGCCACCACCACAGGGTGGCTGCCGTCCGGGCTGCCTTTGCTAACACTGATGACCGACGGGCTGCTGTACTCGCTGCCAGGGGTGCTCAGCGACGCCTTCAGCACAAACTTGCCCATCAGCCCGCCACCTGGCGGCTGAGGCTGCTGTGGCGGAATGTACACTGGGTCCAACTCCGGCCGCAGGAGCTCGGCCACGAAGCCGCCCGAGGGGCTCACGTCATTGATGTCCGCCAGGTTGAAGGGGGCCGTGGGAGGTGGCGCAGACTCTCGCGGGTAGAGGAGCCCTCCACCTGTGTTGCCGGCAGCCACGCCCGGGTCACCTCCGGCCCGGATCGGATAACTGAAGCTGCAGGTGGAGGGCGCGCTGGCAGGGCCGCTGCTCGCCGGGGAGGACGAGGATGAAGCTGAGGCCGAGGTGGTCACAGTGGCGGCCACCGATTCCTGGTGGGATAGCGAGTTGGAGAGGATAAAGTCTAGGTCCAGGAGATCGTTGAACTCCTCGGTCTCCCTCCGAGGCAGGAGGGCCGGATTGTTACTGCTGCAAGCTGCTCCAGCTCCACCACTCTCCAGGTCTGTGGCCACCGTCGCCGCCAGGTCGTAGGGGCGGCCGGGAAGTGGGGGAAGTCGCTTCATGTGAGAGAGCTCCTCTCGCCAACGCTGCCAAGGGCAGAGACGGAGAGAGAAGCAGTTAGTGGTAGCCCCCCTGTTGCCGCCCCTAGTATTGACTTGGTGGGTGAAACACACTAGCACCTCTGCCATAGGAACTGGACAGGACTCCAGGTGCCAGGGCTGCAGTCTCAGCCAACACCCGGGTAAGAGGCAGCACGTCGGTTCCACCTCAAACTGGTGCGGCACCTCCGCCAGCTCAATTCTCTTACCCGCCAGATACCCGAGACGCCCCAGTCGCCCACAGAATTGGGACACTAGGACACTGTGGTTTTCTCCCATGCACTAGAGCCACCCGGCCGCCTACGCGTTAAGCTCACTCGGGCCCAGAGGGTCTCGAGCCTTGGCCACCAATGGTCCGCATGCGCCCACCCCATGGCCGGGACGCCGGGACGAGAACCGCTGTGCGCCCCTGGCGGTACCGCAGTGCCGGGACCACACGCACTTAAGGCCGACTCAAGGGCCGAGGAGCTACCCTGGGAAGGCTGTAGAGTCCCAAAGGACGGCAATCCTTGTCTTAGCCAGGGGCTCTTAGTGACCCCTGGATCCCGCCCACCCACTACATCCCATCCGCAGAAATCTACCGGGCACTAGCGCCACACTCACGTTATTCGGGGCACCTGCTGGACGCAGTGTCTTCTCCCTTCCCGCCGGGCCGGACGCGAACGTGGAGAAGGACGGGAGCAGAGCGTCGCTGACAGCCATGTCAGACTCGCCAGGTGGCTGCCTGCGGGCCGGGCGGGGCGCACAAGGACCAAGAGTCAGGGGCTACCCTGGCCACCGCTGTGAGGTTTCCACCAGTCCTCATCCCCTTCTGTTCCCCAAGCCCAGCATCTCACCTACCTCATTAATGTGGGGGCCCAGAAGGTCCTCCGAAGTCCGAAGAAGAGAGAGGGGTACCCAAACCCCAAAGTCAACGAAGATTAAAATCAACTTTAGAAAcgaaaccccaaaccaaaacccCCAAACTGCCCGAGATCCTTCTTCTTTGGATTCAATATAAACCGgagatgtctttttaaaaaagttccttTGTATACAAAAATGCTTAGAAAAGTTGTAAACTCttataaaaatagacaaatcaGTAGGGCAAATAAGTAGGTCCGATGGCCAGGCTGCACGCTCTTGGACTCAGCAGTGTCCCCCACCGTTGTCGCGGCCACTGTGGCTGTCGGCGGCTCAGGGGCTGTGGTCCGGGCGGTGGGCGGGCGGCGCCGCCAGGTGAGAATGGCCGCGGTGGCGCGGAACTGCGAGCTGGGCGGTGGCGCGGGGTGCGGAATCCTGGGGGCTGTGCCGGGTGCGCGCGGCCATGGGCGCGGGTCACGGGCGGGNNNNNNNNNNNNNNNNNNNNNNNNNNNNNNNNNNNNNNNNNNNNNNNNNNNNNNNNNNNNNNNNNNNNNNNNNNNNNNNNNNNNNNNNNNNNNNNNNNNNCGCCCGCCACCGCCTCTGCTCCCCGCGCGCCCGGAGCCGCGCTCGCTCTCTCGGCCGGGGAACTGCCGGCGGCCGCCGCACGCTTCTTACTTATAACTTCTCGCTCGCTTGCTCCCCGCCTCCTCCCCGTGGCGCGCGGGGCTCCGccgccaggccccgccccctgcctttcttctctccgCCTTCCCGCCGCTCCCCCCGCGCGTTGCCATGGCAGCTAAATAAACAAACTCCACGCACGTGGGGGCGGGGGCGAGGGAGGGGCAcgggcggggcggggccgggcCGTGACGCCAGCCGGGCAGCTGGCGGGCTGGAGCCGTGCTGACGCCGGCGGCGCTGGCGGCGACGGCTGCTCCGGCGCTGGGATCCCGGCGTGGCTTCCGTGGCTGCGCGACTTAAGGGTCCTCTGCGCGGCCACGGTCGGTTCTCTGGGCTCGAGAGCCCTGCCGCGGGAACCCTGGCAAGGACGGGGTTCCGGGAGGGAAGGCGGCGGCGCGCCCCTACTCTTGCTCGCGGTTGCGCTTGTCGAGTCGTCTGCGCACCCAAGAGCGCGATTATCCGCGTGACTCATCCAGCCCGCCCTCCCCAGCATACGCACGCAGAGGCCGGGCTGAGTCGGCGCTGGGCCTAGCCTGGCGCGGGTGCCCGTGGGGCCTCCTGCAGGGTGGGGGTAAGGGCCGGGTGATGGGGGGCTAGGAGTCTCAGTAGCTCCGGGGAGTGTGCCGCTTCTGCCACGGCGGAAAAAGGCCGAGATTGGGCACGTAGTTATGGTTTTGATACTGGAAGGAGCAACGAAGGGAGTGGAAAGGTTCCAGATTGACTTGCGGGAAGGGGAGCGCGGAGAGGAATCGAGGCGGGGAGATACCTTTCACCAGGGATCTCAAAGCTCTTTACTACGCACCCGCACTCTCAGTTTGAAGATGAGAAAAGTGAGTCATAAAGAGGTGAAGCGGCGAGGTAAAGGTCATAGGACAATTCGCTCCCTACAGTTTAGGTTCCGAGCTGGCCAGCCCACTCCAAGGGGCTTCACTGGGAGGTGACCGTGTTCTGGGAAGCGGAGCATTGCGATGGGTCCCTAGTTCTCCAAAAGTGCCATCCCAGGCCCTTGCCCACcgggaggagaaaaggaatcgGTCTTTATTTCGGTCTCCTCTTCCCATCCCCACTACCTTCTTAGTGCGTGATCAGTAATTTTCCAGCCGGGGAATGTTTTCGCCCTCATCTCTACAaacagtacttaaaaaaaaacaaccctcaaaACGTGAGTGTGGTGTTCAGTATCACTTGCTAACGTAGACTAGGTGTTTACTTTGGATTGGGGAGCGAAGAGCTGGGCTCCCGCTGCCCTCAAGGTTGAATCCCCTCACTCCAGGCAGAGTCAGCGGAGGGCGGGGGTTCGGTAGGAGACGGAAGAAAGCGAAAGGGGTCGATGCTCCAGTACAGGCGGCGTGTACCCTCATGCCACGTCCTCTGTCGTTTCACCTGTTTGAGTCCCGGAATCCTGGGACCTATATTAGTTTTCTTCGGAATATTTGTCATCCTGAAATTTCCACTTCTGGCCGACCACAGACGCGTTCTTGGAATGCATCTCGTCCCAATGAAATGAGGCTGCCCAGTCTGTAAAAGGGAGATTCAAGCTGGGCGCCTTGGAGGAGCGACTTTTCATTCTTTGAGTTTTGGCGGAGGACTGGGAGGACTTTCGGaatatgggggtggggaagagtgcGGCTACGCCTGGAGATGGAGCCCCTCCCTCATGTGACCTCGAGGGGTTCAACCCCACTCTCACGGGACCAGACCAGTTTAACTCTTGAAAGCTTTACTCtttcaaacaaaagaacaaacaaaaagaacacctgttcccatcccccaccGTCATTATGATGGCAAAAAACCGACGTGGAACGCTAGGAGTGGGCACTGTTTGGAAAGTGAGCCAGTTTAAAGCCAGAGTCCCAAACCCCTGATGAACTTGGATGAGCCCGTGCCTGACAGCCACCACCCTTAGGATATAAACACCTATGTCAGGAAATGGAATTTACGACCTGGGCTCTAGGTGGTTTCAACCCCGTTTTTTATTTACCTAGGACAGTAGCCCTGCCCCCTCTGAGGCTCTCACCAAGTAACCACCACAATGAACAAACAATATTTCGCGGATGAATTGGAAAGCCACTATTATTATGTCATATAATCAAGGCACGGCTCTGAAACGCAACTGAAAAAGATGGTTTCCCAACAGCTTTCTGGAGGATAAAAGCCAGCAGGCAACTCTCCGGTTATTCTTGTGATTGCATCATAGAAGGAAATCTGTATATTCATCCCAGATTTCTGAAAGAGCTGTGAAGTTCCAACCAGCTCACCTCCTTTCAAGGCAGGTGCCGGGTGTGACAACAGGTTAtgaccctccctctcttcaaaaCAGGTAGGGCCAGAAGAGTTAAATCCCTGCCCTATGTAATTTATAAACATGAGGCTGTGTAAACCTTTGATGACTAAATTGcactctaaaataataataatagaagacaccctttaaagaagaattaaataCTGGTGACTTTATTTCAGCAAACTCATATTACAAGTTTTGTGGTATGGAAGTTAATTATTGATGTCCTTGGagctttaaaatcatttttttttccagcacaaACTGCAGTCGTTGGCAGATGATGTGCTGGGAATGGCCAGTGCTGGGGGATGAATGCCCAGCCGTAGGGGACTGGGAGAGGTGGAGATGACTGTGTGGGTGTTTCACGTGCAGGACTCTAAACCATAGCAGCGCACAGGTCTGGGCACATGGAGTACCTGGTCACCTGTGCCCTGGCCTGACTTTGCTGTGCGTAGCTGCCAATAGGACTCAaggaaaggtatttttaaaaattgctgtgcAGAGTTTCAGTGTTGCTCagtctggtctggaacttactatgtagcccagccaggccttgaactcacttcaGTCCTGTTCATAAGTGCTGGGGTCATAGGTACCAGTCACCAGGCTCAGCAAAacctgctttgtttatttttgttttttgcttttggtactgggaattgaatacaGGGCCTAACTCCAGCAAGGTGAGCACTCTGCAGCTGATCATCCTTGGGTTAATAGCTGCTTGTTCTTAAAGGCAAGAGGACAGGCCCCAGTGACTTCTGTACAATGCCAACAGCGAGGACTTGAACCCTTGACAGGCACCAAGTCGTTTTCAGCTCCTGTTGCTGTCTTTTAAAGGCCACCCTCATTTAAGCGTCAccatctgtttggtttttgagacttggcctttctgtgtttcccaggttggccttgagtttcTGGGATCAAGCATTCCTTCTGCCCTAGGCTCTTGAGTGTCCAGAATTGCAGGCGGGTACCACCACCAAGTCCACCGTGCTTGGCATGACCTTCAGACTTCTGCAGAGGTTAAGAAAGTGGGTTTCAAAAGTTGGGCATGatggtccatgcctgtaatcctgcattggaaggctgaggcaggagtacctaaaattcaaggccaggctgacttCTGCAGTAAAATGTCTTGGGAAGAGGTAGTGGGCgaggggtggggggatggggccAATGGGGGATGGCTTTAACACTACATTTTCTGATTTAACTCTGCTGGTTTGTAGCTTGGCAAGTGACCTCACTTTGcccatttccttttctataaaatgGGGATATTAATAGAAGCCAATTCTTAGAGTAATGAGGCTCTAATTAGATCATCTAAAGAAGTGAGCTCAAGTCTTGACACTTAGGACTTAATAGGTTTTAGTATTACCAGTTTTCTCCAGGCATCATGCATTTCAGATGGATGGGGACCCCTGTTTCATCCGCTGCGGTATCTCCAGCTGCTCATGTAGTACCTGCCTAACACATGGTTGTGCTCTGAGGGCTGCTGAATGAAGGAGTCCTCTCCCCGCTGGGTGCAGTCTGTAACCAGGAAGCTGGGCCTTCAGCGCTCAACTCCAGGCTCATTATCCGCCCCCCATCAAAACCAGTGGGCTCAGACTCTTACAGCTCCCGCCCTCTTCCCCAGCTTTCTATGGTGAAGCCTGGGTTTTCTTCAAGTTCTTGCTCATCTTGCCCTAAGCACGCAGGCATTCACCGAGGTTGGCAAATTCGATTCTTAAATCCCCCACTGTTTTTAACTTCCTGGCTACCGTGGTTCAGCTTTTAGTCATGGCTGTAGTCTCCAGATTGACCCCCCTCTTCCTTTTGAGtgttatgtatcccaggctggccgcCTGGAACTCCCTGGGTAGAGGTAgaaaaggatgaccttgaacttccaaccCTCCCGCAgacacctgggtgctgggattgtaggggGACACCACTGAGATCACTTTATGCTTATTTGGTGCTGacgatggaacccagggcttcacgtatcctgggcaaacactctgccaactgagctacatcccaagcccTCTCAATAGACATCTTTGCCTAGAGAAGAAGCAAGACCTAGCTGCTTACCCCTGGCTAGATCAAATGCTTCCTCCTCCGACCCTAGATAAACTTTGCAGAATCTTCCCTAGAGACTAGCTGAAGATTCTTAAGTCTCAATTCTTAAACCCATGCATCTGTGATGTCTGTTTTTGTCAGGTGTTTTTCCTGTCTGGAATACCTTCTGTGCTGGGTTCTAATTACAGTCGAAACCcaaaattgttattatttcatcatttccatattatttatccattcttatttgtttattgattgattgattgattttgtgtGATACAcatatagaagtcagaggaaaactttccagtgttggttctttccttctggcATCTAGTGTTCAGcctctgggattgaactcagggtgcCTGACTGGGCAGCAAGTTCCTTACACTCTGAGCCTCACTGGTCTCCAGTTCTCGCCTTATTCATAGCGTTCTCTCAAGTCCAGCAGGGTGGGACTTAATTTTCATCCCTTTTATTCCTCcaccctcttctttttccttttgtaaagttCTGTGAttgaaaaaaaggttaaaatccTTGACTTTGTTTTCCCAAAGCTCACGAGCAGCCTGGGCCTAGGCATTGTACTAAAGGAGCCGGACAAAGCTCGTGAGCAGCCCAGGCCCAGCCACTGTACTAAAGCAAacttgaaaacacaaacaaaaataaccaaaacccaaaccaaaaccaaatggaGTCAACTCTCTTCTGCAGCCAAATTCATTGCCTTTCAAAACCCAGAACTTTGGGTATTGAAGTTTTTAGAGCAGAAAATGAATCACAGACATTTAAGAATCAATTctcagaaatttaattaaaatctcTTTCATGAACTCTTAAGTTTGATCACTTAagttgcatgcacacacacaacacacgcacacacacacatgcacacacatgcacatacatcacacacgcgtgcacacacatacacaatacaacacacaaatgtgcacacatgcacacacacacacacacacacacacacacacggtccaATACATTCTTTAGGTGATTTAcagaggaaatttaaaattaatgagattaccaattattttaaagacttctGATGTTTTGTGTTGTTCTTGATATAAGTTCtcactctggagcccaggctgcccttaaactcatggcagtcctcctgcctcaacctgaaTGACAACGCTGAGATCACAGTCTGAGGTACAATgttctgttttagtttctttattcttattctggtctttgaggtagggtctcaactatgtagtcctggctggcctgattTCAGTAGGTCACCAAACTTAACCATAGTTCTCCGgcctctctccccagtgctgataGAGAAAGTTTGCCCTAATGTGCCTGACTAGGTTTCTTATTCTGTCAACCCAGAAGAAATTACCTTTTAAGAGTAATATATTACaacaattacttttaaaaaagaaattaggggCTATTATAAGCCATCATTAAccatatgatttctttttaagcaCCCAAGAAGAATCCCACTGGATACAATATTCATTTGTAACGTTTAAAAGTTGATGAGCTGAACAGGTGAGGTGGGAcaaagcctgtaatcccaacccttaggtggtagaggcaggagggtcagaaatgCAAAGCTATCCTAAGTGACAGGAGACTGTTTCCAGGAAGCAAAATGACTAAAGGAAAAAATGAGTTTGACAtgaccacacacatgtgtgtgtttcagggcCTAAGAAGATTAAAATGAAAGTTGGAATTTTCTTCTTGCCCCTGTCCACCAAGTTTTACTTCTTCTGGGCATAGGGGAGACTCTGCTCCAAAGGAGAACTGACCTGTTGTCCAAGATTCTACCATGTACAGCTGAGAGCCTTTGGTGCCTGGATTTTCTGCTAGGGACACTCACCTTTCAGAGGAAAGCACAGTTTCCGGGTGTCAATCATATtggagatatttttctttttcattaggcAAAGTGTAGGA
This window contains:
- the Klf4 gene encoding Krueppel-like factor 4 — its product is MRQPPGESDMAVSDALLPSFSTFASGPAGREKTLRPAGAPNNRWREELSHMKRLPPLPGRPYDLAATVATDLESGGAGAACSSNNPALLPRRETEEFNDLLDLDFILSNSLSHQESVAATVTTSASASSSSSPASSGPASAPSTCSFSYPIRAGGDPGVAAGNTGGGLLYPRESAPPPTAPFNLADINDVSPSGGFVAELLRPELDPVYIPPQQPQPPGGGLMGKFVLKASLSTPGSEYSSPSVISVSKGSPDGSHPVVVAPYSGGPPRMCPKIKQESVSSCTVGRSLETHLGAGPQLSNGHRPSTHDFSLGRQLPTRTTPTMSPEELLSSRDCHPGLPLPPGFHPHAGPNYPPFLPDQMQSQVPSLHYQELMPPGSCLPEEPKPKRGRRSWPRKRTATHTCDYAGCGKTYTKSSHLKAHLRTHTGEKPYHCDWDGCGWKFARSDELTRHYRKHTGHRPFQCQKCDRAFSRSDHLALHMKRHF